aggttgtacccgaaataagtatcgaggaaactcattaacgcGTGCCCGGCCagtgcatcaatcatttgatcgatggtCGGCATttaagtccttataatctacacacatgcgaaatttattgttcttcttaggaactacttcTACATTAGCTAGCCATTCTGGATATTTTACCTCTCGGATCAATCTGATATCAAGtaggcgagttacctcttctttgacgaatttattcctgtcATCCACAATAGggcgtttcttttgtcttaccggagggatgttgggatccaagcttagcttgtgtacGACCACTTTCGTCTGGATACCTGTCATGTCTATATGCGACCTCGCAAAAAAAATCGACattatatttaataaattaaataaagcAAGATCTGAGCTCAGGGTGCAGTTcggtccccaagtggaatttcctttccaAGAACTTTTCACACAATGCAACTTGTTAGAGATCCTCCGCTATGGATTTTGTTGCATCCGTCACTTTTGGTACCTAGAAATACCTCGGCATCTGATCAGATTCTGACGCTTCTTTCCCTGGCTAACTTCTTTCAATTAAGGAGCAGGTGTCGGTTCCTGTAGTTTCTATGCCGCGTACTCTTCCCCTTATCTGTTTAATTCCATCGGGCGGTGGGAATTTCAGCAACTGGTGATACGTTGATGGTACAACCCTCATCTTgtgcaaccatggtcttcccaGAAAAATATTATATCCCATATCACCGTCCACCACTTCAAAAATTGTCATCTTCATCACTCCTTTGGTGATGCTTTCGGTGAGTTTGGCTTGCTCCAATACCCTCCAATAaaaacaataacatacccagtaaaaGCCCACTaattggggtctggggagggtagagtgtacgtagACCTCACCCCTACCCCGAAagggtagagaggttatttcttGTAGACCCTTAACTCAATAGAAGAGAAAATAATATcataaaagaaacaaaagaaaatgtCTGTAACAACAAAAGAAGCCAGAAAGGTAATAACATCATCATAAGAGACAATAAATAAGTAAAAGGGAAATAACACAAAACTATGCAAAAGAACAAAATAATGTGAACACAACATAGACCGCTAACAGACCTAGACAAAACTCTATCAGACTACCCGGTACAAAGAGGGGAAAACTCTCGACTACCCCtagcctacaaccctaatgctcgacctccacacgtTCCTATCAAGAACCATGTACTCAAAAATCTGAAGTCGCGCCATCTCCTACCTGATCACgtcgccccaatacttcttaggctgcCCTCTACCTATTCTCATACAGCCAAAGCTAACCGCTCGCACCTCCTAACCACGACATCTATGgttctcctccgcacgtgcctGAACCACCTAAGCctcacttcccgcatcttgtcgtccAAGGGAGCAATGCCCAccctctcccgaatatcttcattccttatCTAATCCTGTttagtatgcccgcacatccatctcaacatccccATTTTggctactttcatcttttggatatgTGAATTCTTCATTGGCCATCACACaactccatacaacatagtcggtctaaccaccgctctgtagaacttacctttgagtttcACTGGAACCTTTatgtcacacaagactccagacGCTAATCgctatttcatccaccccaccccaataCGATGCGTGACATCCTCGTCGGTCTCCTTATCTCCCTGGATAATTGACCCTGTGTACTTGAAACgttctctcttggggatgacttgtgagtcGAGCCTCACTACCCTGTCCGCTTCCCCTGTCACActactgaacttacactccagataTTTCgtcttagtcctactcaactCGAAACCTTTGGACTCCAAGGCCTTCATCCAAAGATCCAGTCTCTCATTAACGTCGCCTCGTGTCTCATCAATTAGAACTATATCATCAACgaacaacatacaccatggcacctccccttgattATGGTGTGTTAGGGCATCCATCGCCACGGCAAATAAGAATGAGCTaagcgcagatccttggtgtaaccccataaccacCGGAAAAAGCTCTGAGTTTCCTCCCGCATTCCTGGCCCGAGTCTTAGCTGCATCGTACATATCCTTTATCAATCTAATGTATGCTCCAATACCATAcattgtatgatattggccgaacttaCTAGATCCACTAGAACgcgtttgattttaaaatctagtacatttaaagaaattaccaacgCATCGTTGTGCGATAGCAGCAATCCGTTTGCGTCCTCCTTTGTGAAAGTCTTGTTATCTTTAGCGACTTCTCGGAGTCTCTTGCTAAAGTTTATTGATATCTTCATGTTTTTTGCAGTCGAGAAGGTGATCCCGTTTATCTCATTCCCCCGACGATCATGTTGATCATCTGGTACAGGGGATCTTCTCCTACTTGCGAGGGTTCTGCGTTATCACGGTTTTGACCGTAGTTGTTCTTGGCCCGGGCACTTAAGAATTCTATGAGATGcccattcttcaatagtgttgccacttcttcccaTAGATGTCGGTAGTCCCCAGTACGGTGGCCATTCGTATCGTGGTACTCACACTGCAAGTTGGTATCTCTTTGGCTGGGATCAAACCTCATCGGCTTCAGAAACggtgcttctttgatgtttctcataaCTGATACCAACGTCACTACACTGATGTTGAAATTGTATTCTGACAGCCTGGGGTGGGAAGGATCCCACATACTCGATGCTTGTTTGTCCAACAATGATCTGTTGTTTCGACCATGATCAGTTATTTTATCGATAACGAACAAATCTGCTGACCGAAAACCTCTGTCGCATCTTTCGTCTAGTTTGTAGGGGAAAAAATGCCCCTCAAAGACCGTCTATTTGTGTAGAAAtcttcttttgatttttctttattcttctcccgtccttttgcCAAAGACGATAAGCAACCTGATCATTTTCGATCCTTATCTAAGACTCATACCGATTGTGGACATTCGCACAAGTTATCACTTGGAACTCAAGAAAGCTTTCCTTCAGTTTCCGGAAAGCATCTAAACTTCATGGATTCagacccttggtgaatgcttcagccacCCATTCATCCGGAATAGCAGGGAGCAACATCCTCTCCTTTTGGAACCGGGTGATGAACTCCCATAGCAACTCCGAACCTCCTTCTGCAATTCTAAACATGTCAGCTTTTCAGGCGTGTGCCTTTGTGGCCTCGGCATGGGCCTTAATAAAAGATTCTGCGAGCATCTTAAAGGAATTTATGCAATGCTTCAGTAACAATGAATATCAAGTGAAGGCTCCCATTGTGACAGTCTCTCCGAATATTTTCAGCAAAACAGATTTGATCTCTTGGAGCTAAATCGTTCCCCTTCAccgccgttgtataggtggtaatatgctcctgtggGTTTGATGTTCCATCATACTTTAGCACGTCGGGAATTTCAAACAGCTTCGGAATTAATTGTGGTATCGCTCTTGGTTTGTACTGCAACTGAGTAAACTACTTTGAGTCTATCCCTTTCAGCATCGGTGGTGCACCCAGGATTTGGTCCATGTgggcgttcacttccctcataacCCATAAGAGTATGCTCTAGAAGGGACTGTTCTCGTTGTTGTGGCCGAATCCGCTCTCccagccccatcggagccaaccTCGCCCGTctgggtgttgttgtcgaccctctggtTGCCTGATTAGCAGGAGCGCCGGGGAGGAAATGGACCTCATCCATTCGCACTATTGGAAGTCCCCGACAACGCCTACTTCAACTctatcataaccttatcctgctatgtgagatggcctagaatggccGCCTGCTGCTCTTGCAGGACCTTTACCACTTCAATGACTTGCTCCTCTTCAGCATCATCGAGAGTCGCCTCCGGAACATGTCGTGAGTACCGCCTGTCATGTACCGGCGTGGCATCATTTTcctcattgtgggtgtcactgaCTGAATCCTCGTGATGAGGCTGATCTCCTTGGGCCTCAAGATTGTGTGCCTTATTAACACCGTTATCTACCATTTGGTGTTattttttttaagacaaataatcaaaacatgttagtaaaagaggcaaggatcaacttaattacatAGATGTCTAGGCCCCACATTGGGCGCCAAAATGTTTATTCATAAAaaggtacagttaaatttatacgtggtttctagataagtaaattaatttgatcctgaaataataatataattgaagaaatatggaATACTTAGACATGAAGTGAAGATAAAATAGCAGAAACAGTAATTTCGGGAGCAGgctttccgggcacaacaataatgaaatcaaggaataagaagataaaattgtataaagctttgaatCGATTGTAGCATAAGTTTGCCAAAAAAGTCGTGTCCTTTATAATGATAacaaagctcactatttatagttacacataaggaacaaggtcctaggatcatgcctttctttaatgtcaattatgagggccattgaagaaggtgtaacggtgagcataaCTGATAATTTCTCTGTAACGTGTtgtggaatattctccattgAATTCTACCGGGAGGAgggtatttattgcatctttacgAGTGTcatcctttccggtgacaaacggGACAATTGCCTTCAGTTTTAACTGACCCCGCGTTAggctccacgtgtcactctcTTATGCGGCCACttagcatagcatattttactcTATACAGTGTATTAATTTGTTAAGAATATAAAATCACTTATTACATGATTTGTGGTGTGGTGTGGCGTGACTTCGTGTCATGATGTTGAGTtgttagaaattattttttcgatGCCGTAACATATTTGGGATATTATGTATGCTGCCGTGGTAGATTTGGAGCATTATGTATGTTGTCTTGGACTCGTCGACGTGTTTGGTTTATTTCCTTCACTGTCGCTAAGACAAGTCCTTAGCATAGATTATGTTGAGATAAATAGTGTTGTTGTTGAATATTTGTTTGGAAATTATTGAGTATTATATGGTGATATAATTTGTGTATATTATATTTGTGCTCATTATATGTTTGTATTTTTTAACACTTGTTCCAGGTGTATTTAAACTAGCAGATCGAGGATCTTACTAGTTATATTTACGTACAACTTACTCCTTACTTGCATGTTCATCCAAATACTGTTGCTGACGATAAAGCTAACAGTTGATGACGAACCTAGAATTGATCCAATTGTTGAGATGACACACCAATAGagtctttatttatttatatttatttcaattgggATCTGTGCACATAACTCTGAGCCTTTATGTATTTCTTTAATGCTTTATGGTCCAATATGAGAATTGGGCAACAGTTTTAAATATGTATTTCGAGATATTAATCGTTCATAATTAATTATCGGCATTTTGGACActtatttaaattattaaataatgtaAATTAATGGTTAATGTATGAAAATCTAATTCATCTGACGATGAAAATCTGATTCGTCTGACGGATGACGTGTGCTGGGTGTCAGTCACGTGTAGGGGTAGTTTGGGACATGACAATTCCTTttgatttatgattaaaaattgaCGCACATATACCATTGTTAACAATGTTTTAGCCAAAAATTAGACTTAGCAACTGTAGCTTAATCAAATTGGTATGGATAGACAAATTATCCAAACTCGACGAATATACAGGAGATCTTGGTGTTTTCGTGGAGTTCTTATGAGATCTTCGATATCCCGTCCCCTTGTTTCTGGTTCATTAAATTTTAATAGACAAAGCATCTTACACTGCAACAACAATGACCCAGTGTATTCttacaagtggggtctggagagggcgAGATATATataaccttacccctaccctagacGGGCAGAGCGAGACAAAGCATCTTAAACTACTTATAATAATTTACATAATCATAAAATGTAATCTCACCATAAAAGACTCACCTGAAACATCAATTAGAAATCTAAAAATTTTGAGAAGTTTTGTTTTTAAGTAGGTGTAATTGGAGTTTTTTGGAAAAACCTAGACAAAGTTATATACAAAGTTGAAGGAGATTAAAGGTGATTTGGACTGCTTTTGAGACAAAATTCAGAGCTGACATCGACTTGGAAAACGTTGCAACCATACTGTATATCATATATGTATATCGTATATATCCACACATATTTTCATGGATATCACAAATGCATATGATATATAGGAGATATAAGGAAGTATATGGAAGATCCACACATGCAAGTATATAGGGTATATACACAATTATATATACACTGTGCTTTAGCTCGTCTTTTTCGAGCTTGTCCAGCTCGAAATTCCGACTAGCTGCTCCTTAAATCAACCCACAAGTGTTATCAATAAACTATTTGAACATAAACTTCAAATTATAAGATCTTAGAGCTTCAGGCTTGATCAATAGTTGTGGGTTTCAAAATCTTCTCCAAATTCAGTAATTTAATGAATTTCTGATGGTGTTTTAAAAGTTATCATATCAAAGTAATTATGATTTGTGTTAGAGGTCAACTTAACTTGATATGTAACAACTTCTGACATAATTAGAGGGCAAAacataaactcttcattttatacGAGGAAGTCCTTGAATAAGCTTTATTTCGTATATTTGTATTATTAATAAAAAGAGTGTGTTATAAATTTGAATGAAGAATTATCTTAATTATAAGCTTGGTCCAAACCTAACGATGACTTCTTCAAACAAGAGCTTGGGTTTAGTAGAGTGGAATAACATATGGACTGGCCTATTTATATATGGCTTCTAATATTTTGACCACTTATGAATCCTACAGAGCACAAGTATTTAATGGTAAGTAGGTAATGCCAACAACACTGAAGTCCAATTTTCAGAAAATAGGATGATATTTCAATGAAAAGGTCATTTGAACAAAGTGATCTAGTAATTACAGATTGCTATTTTAAATTAGAGATGCACATTAACACAAATACAATCATACTTGGATGGAGAAATATTAGTCCTCGTATACAAGACATGATTAAAGCATTTAAAACTAATAAAGTATCAAGCATAACTAACTAAATCAAAGAAGGAAAAGAATGAAAagtaacaaaataacataaactgAAAAAATATTAGCAGCATTCGACAAAATAAGTACTTTATGCACTTAGTCTGCATTTGAGATTGAAAGCAATAGTAGAAGTCCACTGTTCATGGCCCCGAAAAGGGGGGGGAAGAGAAGAGAACTGCCAATCTCGTAGTTTCACAAAACCATCACAAATGCAATTGAACTTAATTCTCGCATAGTGCCTATTTGGATACAAATTTTTTCTTCTCCACTTTCGCAACTTTACCTAGGCGTGCCAACCTCCACTTTATcagcattgtcacgacccaatttttcctccgttgggtatcgtaataggaacttaatcatatcaagaacaacttcatactcagtgaatataaggacctaagaatcctaagaggccaacttttcacaaataagtctgagcacgcactcgtcacctcccgTGTatagactacaatcaacatagaagactcaatcctaaggggaaaatcccccacacaaggttaggcaggatacttacctcaaaccaagctcaaccaGTCTTTAAGAATGCCTTTTATTTTCAATAATCCGACTCTgaatgccccaaatctagccaaacacaattgcataacatgaatacaaccacaatagactcatctaattaataaaattaatACTTTAATAAAAATCCTGAAATCCGCCCTAAAggttgacccgggcccacatttcggaatcaggtaaaagtcacaaaatacgaatactcATTCACTAGCGAGTCTATccatacaaaaatcatcaaatttcgataccatttcgtccctcaaatcgtgattttttatttttcatttttctttcaaaaaccacCACTTTCCTCAActtaaaacacaaattaaatgataaaataaagatagaatcatggaaataaataaattctaggtgaagaacaatTACCCAATCGTTTTGCATGAAAAAACCACAAGGAAACgatcaaaaccgagctctagaactcaaaaaatagtgaaaatggcaaaccctcgaaatagaggactttatattctgcccaggtgttttgtgcatcgcaaacgcggagaaagggacgcgttcgcgaagaagagaaacaaagctgccaagttgttcttcgcgaacgcgacaacacgttcgcgaacgcgaagaggaaaaatatgatggcccaatgactgctcttcgcgaacgcgtgaagtagtacgtgaacgcgaagagtgtaATGGAATAAATACGCGTACGCGTAAgtgacacgcgaacgcgaagaggaaaatgatcaccagtgcccagggTCTGGTTTgcactttgcaaatgcgagataggggatgcgaacgcgaagaaagggggtggcagaacttcgcgaacacgagagggtgactgcgaatgcgaagaggaaatatttcaccctctaaaataacactacgcgaacgcgaaggcaaggaCGCGGAgtcgatgaaggaaaccagatgacagataacagcagttcaaaaatagggggaaaagacccgcagcccatccgaaactcacccgaggcccccgggaccccgtctaaacataccaacaagttctataccctAACACGGATCCGGTCgatgtctcaaatcacatcaaacaacgtcgaaactacgaatcacaccacgaatcgaacttataaatttcaaatctttcaacttctaaaacccgtgccaaaacctatcaaatcaaccctgaatgacgtcaaattttgcaggcaagtcccaaataacataacggatctgttccaactctcggaatcgcattctaaccccgatatcaaaaagtctacttccggtccaaatcttaaAAACTTTgacttttcgccatttcaagcctaaatcagctacactCCTCATATTTACAGTCCTGACACGCTCGTAAGTCCAaagtcacccaacggagctaatagaaccgacggaactccattccggagtcgtcttcacatagttccgactactgtcaaaatcctaagacttaagcttctgttttagggactaagtgtcccaaatcactctgaatcatccggtaactgaattcaaccacgcactcaagtcaatacacataatatgaagctactcatggccttaTGTCGTCGAACG
The DNA window shown above is from Nicotiana tomentosiformis chromosome 8, ASM39032v3, whole genome shotgun sequence and carries:
- the LOC138898200 gene encoding uncharacterized protein; translated protein: MYGIGAYIRLIKDMYDAAKTRARNAGGNSELFPVVMGLHQGSALSSFLFAVAMDALTHHNQGEVPWCMLFVDDIVLIDETRGDVNERLDLWMKALESKGFELSRTKTKYLECKFSSVTGEADRVVRLDSQVIPKRERFKYTGSIIQGDKETDEDVTHRIGVGWMK